The Microbacter margulisiae genomic sequence TAATACTCTGGTCTCCTCAGACCCCTAAATTGTATGAAGTCACTATTGCGACAAAAGATGACACGGTAAAAGATGACATAGGCTTCCGAAGTATTGAGACACAAGGGCGTGATATTTTACTCAACGGGAAACCTGTTTTTCTGAAAGGAATCAGTATTCATGATGAAGCTGCCTATCGAAACGGACGCATTTTTTCAGCTTCCGAGAGTAAGATATTGCTTACCTGGGCAAAAGAACTGGGATGTAATTATGTACGGTTAGCACACTATCCTCATAACGAAGATATGGTGCGTACAGCCGAAAAGATGGGGATTATGGTATGGGAGGAAGTGCCAAATTATTGGGATATTGAATGGAATAATCCAGAGACTTATGCCAATTCCCTGAATCAGGTCAGTGAAATGATTTCGCGTGACCAGAACAGAGCGAATGTCATTATTTGGTCAATGGCCAATGAAACTCCTCAAACACCTGCCCGAAACCGGTTTCTTTCCAATCTTGTAGATTATACCCACACTCACGATAATACACGCCTTGTCAGTATGGCCATGTTACGGGGTGATAAGTCGCATAACCTGCTTTCGGTTAATGATAGCATGGCCAACAAGGTGGATGTTATCAGCTTTAATGAATATGTGGGTTGGTACGAAGGAGACAACAGTCGTATTGATCAGGTTAGCTGGCAGATTGATTACAACAAACCATTAATCATCAGTGAATTTGGAGCCGGTGCTGTTGCCGGGTTGCACGGATCACCTACGGAACGGTGGACTGAAGAATACCAGGCTGAGTTCTACCGAAAGACCTTGAAGATGATTGATGAGCGTATGCCTAAAATTGCCGGAATGTCTCCATGGATTCTTAAAGACTTTCGTTCTCCGCTACGGGTGTTGCCGCATATTCAGGATGGATTCAATCGTAAGGGACTCATTTCTGACCAGGGCCAAAAGAAAGAGGCATTTTATGTATTACAGGCATGGTACAAGCATAAATAAGAAAGTGACCTTCTATGAATACAGGGTTAAGTTCCATTTGACCAGATGCCTTCATAAAAACATTTTTTGACTGAACTATAAAAAATCATTTTGAATCATCGCTTATTTAATTGACAAATAATTATTTGCTTGCTTTTGTGTAGAAGATTAATAGAGGTGTACTTTTACCTGAATAGAGAATTTGTAGAGTATATATATAATGACAACCAGAAAGAGGAAAATTATTTTTGTTTCGTTATTTGATTTTCGATACAAAAGCAGGAGTTGTGACAGACGAATATCTGTGTATAGACGAATGAACCGGCAATCGTTCCTGTGAAATCAAATTAGAAAAGGAACAAAATGTACGGTATTATGTAGATTGAATGAGAAAGACGAAATATAATGTATTAACCCAATTTCAAATTATGAGAAGATTATGAAAGCAAGGAAATTACTAACCGGGATCACCCTATTAATGATTGGATGTATGTCATACAGTTTTACACCGCCACAAGAGGTTTCTCCGTACGAAAATCAAATTACACAATTGATGTCAAAAATGACATTGGATGAAAAGATTGGGCAAATGTCCCAATTTGCCATTGATGTGTTGCTGAAAACGAAAGACAATGTTCCTGTAGAGCCAATTGAACTCGATACGAACAAAGTCAATTATATTCTGGGCCATTTAAAAGCAGGATCGATCCTGAATGTACCTGCCGGCGTAGCTCAAAAGCCTGCTTTATGGGAAAAGATCATATCTGAAATGCAAAAAGAAGCAATCAAGGCGACAGGAATCCCTATGATTTATGGAATTGACGCCATTCATGGCGGAACATATTCGCGTGGTGCAACACTGTTCCCACAAGAAATCGCAATGGGAGCTACGTTCAACCCGGAACTTGTTTACAAAGGTGCCGAGGTAAGTGCTTACGAAACAAGGGCATGTGATATTCCATGGAGCTTTTCTCCTGTACTTGATATGGGACGGATGCCGTTATGGCCACGTATGTGGGAGACATATGGAGAAGATACCTATCTTAATTCCACAATGGGCGTAGCCTGTGTAGAAGGATACCAGGGAAAAGATAGAAACAAAATCGGCATGGACAATGTAGCAGCTTGCCTGAAACATTATGTCGGATATGGAGTTCCCGTCAGCGGTCAGGATCGGACACCGGCCATGATTCCACAAATCGAACTTCTTGAGCGGCATTTGAAACCCTTTGCAGAAGCAATTAAAGCCGGCGCACTTTCCGTAATGGTCAATTCAAGTATTGTCAATGATTTACCGGTACATGCCAATCATCATTTGATTACTGATGTATTGAAAAATGATCTTCATTTTGATGGTGTGGTAGTAACCGACTGGCAGGATATCAACAATCTTTACGTGCGTGATCATGTTGCTTCCAGTAATAAAGATGCCATTCGCCTGGCTATTAATGCAGGTATCGACATGGCGATGATTCCTTATGATCCTTCATTCTGCAGTGACCTGAAAGAACTGGTTTTAGAAAAGAAAGTTTCCATATCGCGCATTGATGATGCAGTGCGTCGTATCCTGCGATTGAAATACCGCCTGGGATTATTCTCAAAACCCACCTGGAATATCGCACCTTATACACAATATGCCTCCGATGCTCATCAAAAACTGGCTGAAGAAGCTGCTGATGAATCGATTACTTTGCTGAAAAATGATGATCATATTTTACCGCTTTCAAAGAATACCAAAATTTTGCTTACCGGTCCAAATGCCAATTCAATGCGTACGCTTAACGGTGGATGGACCATCTCATGGCAAGGAGATAAAGCAGATCAATACCTGCCAAACGGCATCACAATTCTGAAAGCGCTTCAGGAGAAAGTAGGCAAAGACAACGTCATTTACGAACCAGGCGTTACATACGATATGAATGGGCCATATTATGCCGAAAACAAGCCCGACTTTGCCAAAGCCGTTGCAGCAGCTAAAGATGTCGACGTGATTGTTGCCTGTGTTGGTGAAAATTCTTACGCCGAAACACCCGGGAACCTCAACGACCTGCAATTATCAGAAAATCAACAGGAATTGGTAAAAGAACTTGCAAAAACAGGAAAACCCATTATCCTGATTCTAAATGAAGGCCGTCCACGAATCTTCTCAGGCATTGAACCGCTTACAAAAGCTGTGCTCGATATCTACCTGCCCGGAAGTGAAGGTGGATTAGCATTGGCTAATATCCTGTTCGGGGAGGTAAATCCTTCAGGTCGTTTGCCATTTACGTATCCCAAATATACTAATTTACTTACAACCTACGATTACAAACCCTGTGAAAACCGGGCTACAATGAATGGAACTTATTTTTATGCTGCTAACAACACTGTTCAATATCCTTTTGGATACGGATTAAGCTACACTACGTTCGAATATTCCGGTTTGAAGGTGAATAAGACACATTTCTTGCCCAATGATGAATTAATCTTTACTGTGAATGTGAAGAACACCGGTAAAGTAGCCGGTAAAGAGACTGTTTTGCTCTATTCATCGGAAGAAGTTGCCTCGATAACACCCGATAACCGCCGCTTGCGAGCATTTGACAAAATTGAACTTGCCCCGGGTGAAACCAAAGTGGTCACATTAAAAGTGAAAGCTTCTGATCTTTCGTTTATCGGATTAGATCACAAGTGGCATCTCGAAAAAGGTGCGTTCGACATTCATGTCGGCAGTCAATCCTTGAAAATTTATGCCGACACCACTAAAATCTGGCAGAACTACCTGAAAGAATAAGCTTCTGATTCTTCCTATTCTGTTGTTCCCTTTATTCATGCAATACTCCTCATCTCTCCACTAACCAGAGAGATGAGGAGACAACAGAATCATCCGTTCTTTTTTCCCATTACTTTGATTATTTATCTTTTGCAGCCAAATTCATTGCTTTGCAGCTCATTCCATATACCATGCGTTATCTAAAAGAAATTCTGTTAAGTGTCTTTTTTTCTGGCACATTCATCATTTATTCACAACAAAAGCTCCCTGTTTATCTGGACGTCACAAAGCCCATCGAACAACGGGTGGAGAATGCTCTTTCCCTGATGACTACCCGGGAAAAAGTCGATTTATGCCATGCGCAATCAAAATTCAGTTCAAAAGGTGTCCCCCGTTTAGGAATTCCTGAACTATGGATGGATGATGGCCCGATGGGAATCCGGGAAGAAGTCTATTGGGATGAATGGAACGGAGCTCATTGGACCAACGATTCCTGCACAGCATTTCCTGCCTTAACCTGTTTAGCCGCTACGTTTAATCCGAAGATGGCTTATCTGTATGGAAAATCAATCGGAGAAGAAGCACGTTACCGTAACAAAAGCGTTTTGCTTGGCCCCGGCGTAAATATTTACCGGACTCCTTTAGGCGGACGAAACTTCGAGTTTATGGGAGAAGATCCTTTCCTTGCATCGCAAATGGTTGTCCCTTATATCAGAGGCGTACAGTCAAATGGGGTAGCTGCCTGTGTCAAGCACTTTGCACTCAACAACCAGGAGACATGGCGTGGCGATGTGGATGTGAATGTCAGCGACCGGGCGCTACATGAAATCTATTTGCCGGCATTCAAAGCAGCCGTAACCAAAGGGAAAGCATGGGCGATCATGGGTTCCTACAACCAGTTCCGGGGAGAACACTGCTGTGAAAATAATCTCTTGTTGAATAAGATACTGAAAGGCCGATGGAAATTTGACGGTGTGGTGATTAGCGACTGGGGTGGAGTTCATAATACCACTCAGGCGGTCAATAACGGACTGGACATTGAAATGGGGACATACACCAACGGATTGACAACCAACAGCTCATTTTCTTACTCGGACTATTATCTTGCCAATCCTTATCTTAAAGGGTTAAAGGGAGAAAAGTACAGCATAAGTGGATTGAACGACAAGGCCCGCCGGATCTTGCGCCTTATTTTCCGTACGGCGATGAACACGCACCGTCCGTGGGGAAGCTTTGCTACGGCAGCTCATGCCGAGGCAGACCGCAAGATAGCCGATGAAGGGATTGTGCTATTAAAAGATGAAGATCATATTCTCCCAATCGTTTCCAGTAGCATCAAAACTATCGCTGTCATCGGTGAAAATGCTACCCACAGAATGACGATAGGAGGAGGAAGTTCATCATTGAAAGTAAAGCAGGAAATTGTCCCTCTTGAAGGGTTACAAGCCCGTTTTGGCAACGAATATACACTGCTGTATTCTATCGGATATAGCTCCGAAGTCAAAAACAGTGCCGAAGCCGATTCCTTGAGGCAAGCTGCCATCAATGTGGCGAAGAAAGCCGATATTGTCCTTTTCATCGGAGGTTTGAATAAAGATCCTCACCAAGATTGTGAAGGGACGGATAGGTTGTCATACGGATTACCTTACGGGCAGGATCAGTTAATCGACAGTCTGGAGAAAGTCAACAAGCATGTGGTAGTTGTTCTGGTCAGTGGAAATGCAGTTGCCATGCCGTGGGCTAACGATGTGCAAGCCATTGTGCAGGCGTGGTATCTTGGTTCGCAGGCCGGTAACGCCATTGCCGATATTCTCAGTGGTGATGTCAACCCTTCGGGGAAATTACCTTTCACTTTCCCGGTGAAACTGTCTGATTGCGGGGCGCATTCTTTCGGCGCCATCGCCTATCCTGGCATCGACAAGAAAGAAGTGTACAAAGAGGGCATTCTGGTAGGATACCGATGGTACGACACGAAACATATCCGGCCATTATTCCCATTTGGTTTCGGACTTTCCTACACCACATTCGCCTATTCGAAACCCGAAGCCAGCCGGCACGAGTATGCTTTGAATGACACGATTCATGTCCGGTTCAGATTGACCAACAGCGGGAAAAGAGCCGGAGCCGAAACCGCCCAGTTGTACGTAAGCAAACCCCAATCGAAGGTCATGCGCGCCGAGAAAGAATTGAAAGCCTTTCAGAAAGTATTCTTGCAGCCCGGAGAAACAAAAGCTGTCATTTTATCGGTACCTGTAAAGTCCCTGGCCTATTATGATGAGGCAAAAAACGGTTGGATAGTCGAACCCGGAGCTTATAATTTGTTATTGGCAAGCTCATCAAGTGATATTAAGGGAGAAGCAAGTGTAGTGGTGAAGTAATCCTCCCATGCATCGAAATAGAAAATGAATAACATCATAACCCTTTCCCTTATTGATGTAATATCATTAAATCCATTCATCAGGATTATAGGTCATTATAAAACATGAAACAATGCAAATTAGAATTGATTCGGCAAATAATTTAATCCATACATACTCATCATGAAACGTATTTTTATTTGGTTCCTTTGTGCTGTCCTTTCTCTTCCCCTATCTGCGCAATGTTATCCTTTTCAGAATCCCCAATTACCGGACAGCGTGCGGATCAATAATCTTATTTCATTGATGACTTTGGCGGAAAAGGTCAATGCATTGTCAACATCTTTCGGTGTGCCTAGACTTGGCATCCGTGCTATAGGCCATTCCGAAGGCTTACATGGCATGGCGCTCGGAGGACCAGCCAATTGGGGAAGCTATGGTTCTCCTAAACCTGTTACTTATCCTACTACCATCTTTCCGCAAGCCTATGGTTTGGGAGAAACATGGGATACTGCGCTCATTCGCAAGGTAGCTGATGTGGAAGCAACGGAAGTACGATATTATGTACAAAATCCGAACTTCGAAAAAGGAGGGCTTGTTGTGCGGGCGCCCAATGCCGATCTGGCGCGTGATCCTCGCTGGGGCAGAACGGAAGAGAGTTATGGGGAAGATCCTTATCTTACTTCATGTATGGCTGTTGCATTTATAAAAGGATTGCAAGGCGACAACCCACGCTATTGGAAAACGGCTTCATTGATGAAACATTTCATGGCAAACAGCAACGAAGACGGGCGCGACTCTACGTCGTCAAATTTTGACGAACGGCTCTTCCGCGAATATTATGGGTACCCATTCTATAAAGGCATCACTGAAGGCGGGGCGCAAGCCATAATGGCATCCTACAACTCGTGGAACGGCACACCCATGTGTGTCAACCCTGTTTTGAACCATGTCGTGCGCAAAGAATGGGGCAATCATGGCATTATCTGTACCGACGGCGGCGCACTGAAGCTGCTCATTACTGCACATCATGCCTATCCAACATTGGCACAGGGAGCGGCTGCCACTATCAAAGCAGGTGTCGGTCAGTTTCTGGACAATTACAAACCGGCTGTTTACGAAGCGTTGCGAAAAGGATATATCACTGTGGCAGACATTGACAAGGTATTAAAAGATAATTTTTACGTTGCTCTCCGGCTGGGACTCCTGGATGGAAATCAAACCAAAGTGCCTTATGCCAATATCGGCGTCACCGATACGGTAGCTCCCTGGCGCAGCCCGAAGGTGCATCAATTCGTGCGGCTCGTTACTGCTAAATCGATCGTATTGCTCAAGAACAATGACCATTTGCTCCCGCTCGATTTGCATAAAATCAAATCCATTGCCGTCATCGGCCCGCGGGCAAACAGTGTGATTCTCGACTGGTACAGCGGGACACCTCCCTATAGAGTGTCAGTATTGCAGGGAATTAGAAATGCCGTCGGAAAGAATGTCATCGTACGCTATGCACCATCCGACCAGATGGATGAGGCGGCCAATGCTGCAAAAGCGTCCGATGTAGCCATTGTATGTATAGGGAACCATCCCTATGGAACCGATCCGAAATGGATGTATTCGCCTATCCCAAGTGACGGGCGCGAGGGTGTTGACCGCAAAGCCTTATCGCTCGAAATGGAAGACCTGGCCAAAGTAGTTTATAAAGCCAATCCCAATACCATATTACTCCTTATTAGCAGTTTCCCCTTTGCCATCAACTGGTCGGAACAACATCTGCCGGCTATTTTACACGTCACACAATGCAGCCAGGAGCTAGGCAACGGCGTGGCAGATGTCCTGTTCGGAAAGGTCGACCCTGCCGGACGCACTACACAAACATGGGTAAAATCTATTGCCGACCTCCCTCCAATGATGGATTATAACATTCGCGACGGACGTACCTATATGTACTTTAAAGGGAACCCCCTTTATCCTTTTGGCTATGGGCTTAGCTACACTACTTTCGCCTATTCGCATTTGAAAACAAATGCTACCGTTATACATCCCAACGACACCTTGCTGGTCTCAGTTGCTATAAAAAACACGGGAAAATATGACGGAGATGAAGTCCCTCAATTATATGTATCATTCCCCGATTCAAAAGTATCCCGTCCCATGGAAGAACTCAGGGGATTTCAACGCGTTTTTATCAAAACGGGAGAAACAAAAACCGTCACCTTCCCGCTGAAAGTTTCCGATCTTGCCTATTGGAATACAACCAAACATGCCTTTACCATCGAACCTGGCAAAGTAATCCTGAAAATAGGCGCTTCATCAACTGATATACGCTTGCACAAGAACGTGAAAATAGACAATTATGAATGACCATTCCCTATTATCATATCTTGAATGTAAAGAATTTATATGCCATTTCATGGCCATAAATCTCACACAATATAATTCATATCTTTGTATTAAGTTTTAATATGAAAGCTATTACGTTAATATTTATTCGAACAGATATCCTCCTAACATCGCGACTTGGCTATGTTACCAAAAAATATCAATGAAAATGAGTTGAATGATAATAAGCAATCATAAACCATTACTAATCGTATGAGAACACATGTACTTGTCCTGCTTGCCTTTGTTGCAACCGGTTGTTTTGCCCAGGCTCCCTTTAAAAAAGGATATTTCATAAACAATAGCAACCAAAAGACAGAATGTTTGATCAAAAATGATGACTGGAAAAATAATCCGAAGTCATTTGAATATAAGATCAATGAAAGGGGTGAGGTTAAACAGGGAAATCTGGCTACTGTCAAAGAGTTTGGCATAGATGGTTATTCAAAATATGTAAGAACTTCTGTCAATATCGATCGTTCTCCAATGTTAACATCCGATCTTTCCAACACACGAAATCCTGTTTGGGAAAAAGATACATTGTTTCTGAAAGTGATTCTTGAAGGGAAGGCCTCTCTTTATTATTATGATAATGGATACATTGTGCGATTCTTCTATTCGGTGGCAAGCACTCCTATTCAGCAGTTGATTTATAAAGAATATCTGACAGGTGAAACCGGAATAGCGACGAACTCCGATTATCAAAATCAATTATGGTTGTATGTCAGGGCAAAAGGAGCAACAATGAATTCTATGCGTTATATCTCGTACGGCGTAAGTGATCTGGAGCATTATTTTAATAAATATAACACCGAATATTCGGGAGCATACGCATCTGCACAGTTCGAAACAACGCAGGATATACAAGTCCCAGTAAACATAAGGATCACCCCAGGAATCGACGTTACATCATTAGCTATTGAAAATAATTTTGTTGGCTCACCGCGATATGCAGATTATGGACATGCATCAGTATTTAGAATAGGATTGGAAGGAGAATTCCTGTTACCATTTAATCATCATAATTGGGGTGTTGTCATTGAACCGGCATATCAATTGCTTAATGCACATCCTAAAGGCTCAAGTTCCACCGTGCATCTGAGTTTTGTTGAATTTCCGGTAGGACTACGGCGTTATTTTGTCTTTAAGAACTGGAAGCTATTCCTTGATGGCTTCTATACCAATGATTATGGACTGACATTCAATTCCAACTTCCAGGTAGATCCTTTTTATTTTGAGACGCCTTACAAAATAAAAAGAGTCGGTGGAAGTTTTGCTATAGGAGGAGGATTCGGTTATTCTCTGCTTAGCGTGGAACTCCGGTATTATACTTCTACAAACTTTCTGGATAATTATATTAATTGGGACTCTAATTACAACAGAGTAGCCCTTATAGTTGGGATCCGGATATTCGGAACAAGGACAAAATATCAGAAATAACGTATTTATCCTTAGTGATTTAAGTAGGAAATAATATTGTAAATCTTCCCGATTGAAATCAATAAAGTTCCTCTCTTGTGTTAGAGGAATTTAGGGAACGGCTTTAATATTGGGATGCACATGTGCCTCAGTATCTATGTATTTTGGTCCATTCCAGGAAAGATTTCTGGAATATCATTGTTTCTTGGGCAGAGTTAAAGATTACCGGATGAAGAGAAACGATCCCTTTTCCTCCCTTTCCCGCGTCATGGAACAATATTCAAAAAATGCGTATCTTTGCCACAAATTAAGTGCTTACTATTCATGCAATCAACATACAACAAAGATACAGAAGAGACAGGAACGCCTGCTCTTCCTAAAAAATTATACATTGAAACTTATGGATGCCAGATGAATGCAGCAGATTCGGAGGTTGTGGCTTCCATCCTGAAAATGGATGACTACGAGCTAACCGATCAGCTGAACGAAGCGGACGCTATCCTGATGAACACCTGTTCCGTGAGGGACAATGCAGAGCAGCGTGTCATCCACCGTTTGCAGCAGTTTGACAGCCTGAAAAAGAAAAAGGAACGGTTGATCGTAGGCGTTATCGGCTGTATGGCCGAGAGGGCAAAAGAAGATCTCATCAATCATTATGGTGTTGATGTAGTTGCCGGCCCTGATGCCTATCTTGATCTTCCGCATCTGATGCAAAGCGCGTTGCAGGGCGAAAAAGCCATCAATGTGAATCTCTCCACAACAGAGACGTATAGCAAAGTGCTTCCGGCACGTATTGGGGCTTCTATTTCGGGATATGTTTCCATTACGCGGGGATGCAACAATTTTTGTTCTTACTGCATAGTGCCTTACACCCGGGGGCGCGAACGCAGCCGTGATGTGGAAAGTATTTTGCAGGAAGTGGCCGATTTGCAGCAAAAA encodes the following:
- a CDS encoding glycoside hydrolase family 2 protein, whose translation is MNATKATLFCIILFVATFLQAQTTPGLLPLIQNPQGRHFMSLDGKWNYILDPMNNGLSANGYFKEPHVDNKTTFKEYDFSTSPTLNVPGDWNTQNATLLNYEGSMWLKKAFLFHPQSGMRYFIYFGAVNYRAIVYLNGEKIGEHIGGFTPFNVDATSQLKEGENSLIVWVNDTRQADGVPTLKYDWFNYGGITRKVRLLEEPATFIENYKIQLQKKSLHHVAGYVQLNGTTPSQAVTVSIPELKLVRTFTTDAKGYVAVNLNLPAKQLILWSPQTPKLYEVTIATKDDTVKDDIGFRSIETQGRDILLNGKPVFLKGISIHDEAAYRNGRIFSASESKILLTWAKELGCNYVRLAHYPHNEDMVRTAEKMGIMVWEEVPNYWDIEWNNPETYANSLNQVSEMISRDQNRANVIIWSMANETPQTPARNRFLSNLVDYTHTHDNTRLVSMAMLRGDKSHNLLSVNDSMANKVDVISFNEYVGWYEGDNSRIDQVSWQIDYNKPLIISEFGAGAVAGLHGSPTERWTEEYQAEFYRKTLKMIDERMPKIAGMSPWILKDFRSPLRVLPHIQDGFNRKGLISDQGQKKEAFYVLQAWYKHK
- a CDS encoding glycoside hydrolase family 3 N-terminal domain-containing protein, whose translation is MKARKLLTGITLLMIGCMSYSFTPPQEVSPYENQITQLMSKMTLDEKIGQMSQFAIDVLLKTKDNVPVEPIELDTNKVNYILGHLKAGSILNVPAGVAQKPALWEKIISEMQKEAIKATGIPMIYGIDAIHGGTYSRGATLFPQEIAMGATFNPELVYKGAEVSAYETRACDIPWSFSPVLDMGRMPLWPRMWETYGEDTYLNSTMGVACVEGYQGKDRNKIGMDNVAACLKHYVGYGVPVSGQDRTPAMIPQIELLERHLKPFAEAIKAGALSVMVNSSIVNDLPVHANHHLITDVLKNDLHFDGVVVTDWQDINNLYVRDHVASSNKDAIRLAINAGIDMAMIPYDPSFCSDLKELVLEKKVSISRIDDAVRRILRLKYRLGLFSKPTWNIAPYTQYASDAHQKLAEEAADESITLLKNDDHILPLSKNTKILLTGPNANSMRTLNGGWTISWQGDKADQYLPNGITILKALQEKVGKDNVIYEPGVTYDMNGPYYAENKPDFAKAVAAAKDVDVIVACVGENSYAETPGNLNDLQLSENQQELVKELAKTGKPIILILNEGRPRIFSGIEPLTKAVLDIYLPGSEGGLALANILFGEVNPSGRLPFTYPKYTNLLTTYDYKPCENRATMNGTYFYAANNTVQYPFGYGLSYTTFEYSGLKVNKTHFLPNDELIFTVNVKNTGKVAGKETVLLYSSEEVASITPDNRRLRAFDKIELAPGETKVVTLKVKASDLSFIGLDHKWHLEKGAFDIHVGSQSLKIYADTTKIWQNYLKE
- a CDS encoding beta-glucosidase, coding for MRYLKEILLSVFFSGTFIIYSQQKLPVYLDVTKPIEQRVENALSLMTTREKVDLCHAQSKFSSKGVPRLGIPELWMDDGPMGIREEVYWDEWNGAHWTNDSCTAFPALTCLAATFNPKMAYLYGKSIGEEARYRNKSVLLGPGVNIYRTPLGGRNFEFMGEDPFLASQMVVPYIRGVQSNGVAACVKHFALNNQETWRGDVDVNVSDRALHEIYLPAFKAAVTKGKAWAIMGSYNQFRGEHCCENNLLLNKILKGRWKFDGVVISDWGGVHNTTQAVNNGLDIEMGTYTNGLTTNSSFSYSDYYLANPYLKGLKGEKYSISGLNDKARRILRLIFRTAMNTHRPWGSFATAAHAEADRKIADEGIVLLKDEDHILPIVSSSIKTIAVIGENATHRMTIGGGSSSLKVKQEIVPLEGLQARFGNEYTLLYSIGYSSEVKNSAEADSLRQAAINVAKKADIVLFIGGLNKDPHQDCEGTDRLSYGLPYGQDQLIDSLEKVNKHVVVVLVSGNAVAMPWANDVQAIVQAWYLGSQAGNAIADILSGDVNPSGKLPFTFPVKLSDCGAHSFGAIAYPGIDKKEVYKEGILVGYRWYDTKHIRPLFPFGFGLSYTTFAYSKPEASRHEYALNDTIHVRFRLTNSGKRAGAETAQLYVSKPQSKVMRAEKELKAFQKVFLQPGETKAVILSVPVKSLAYYDEAKNGWIVEPGAYNLLLASSSSDIKGEASVVVK
- a CDS encoding glycoside hydrolase family 3 C-terminal domain-containing protein codes for the protein MMKRIFIWFLCAVLSLPLSAQCYPFQNPQLPDSVRINNLISLMTLAEKVNALSTSFGVPRLGIRAIGHSEGLHGMALGGPANWGSYGSPKPVTYPTTIFPQAYGLGETWDTALIRKVADVEATEVRYYVQNPNFEKGGLVVRAPNADLARDPRWGRTEESYGEDPYLTSCMAVAFIKGLQGDNPRYWKTASLMKHFMANSNEDGRDSTSSNFDERLFREYYGYPFYKGITEGGAQAIMASYNSWNGTPMCVNPVLNHVVRKEWGNHGIICTDGGALKLLITAHHAYPTLAQGAAATIKAGVGQFLDNYKPAVYEALRKGYITVADIDKVLKDNFYVALRLGLLDGNQTKVPYANIGVTDTVAPWRSPKVHQFVRLVTAKSIVLLKNNDHLLPLDLHKIKSIAVIGPRANSVILDWYSGTPPYRVSVLQGIRNAVGKNVIVRYAPSDQMDEAANAAKASDVAIVCIGNHPYGTDPKWMYSPIPSDGREGVDRKALSLEMEDLAKVVYKANPNTILLLISSFPFAINWSEQHLPAILHVTQCSQELGNGVADVLFGKVDPAGRTTQTWVKSIADLPPMMDYNIRDGRTYMYFKGNPLYPFGYGLSYTTFAYSHLKTNATVIHPNDTLLVSVAIKNTGKYDGDEVPQLYVSFPDSKVSRPMEELRGFQRVFIKTGETKTVTFPLKVSDLAYWNTTKHAFTIEPGKVILKIGASSTDIRLHKNVKIDNYE